The sequence TTGGCGTCCAAACCATTCGTGCTGGCGATATCGTCGGTGACCACACCATCCTGTTTGGCGGTATGGGAGAGCGAATCGAAATTACCCACCGTGCAAGTAGTCGTGATACCTTTGCACGAGGTGCCCTCCGTGCTGCAAAGTGGATCGTTCGCCAGCCTCCCGGTTTATACGATATGATGGATGTCCTCAGTCTTCATTAGATAGTGGCATTTTTGGCGCTTCCGGGTTTTCCGTGGGTAGATGCACGAGATAGTATGGTCGGCCAAGGAGGGCCCGACCATGCAAGACACCGCACTCTATCAGTACCTACTCGGTTTGCAGTCGCCATGGACTGTGAGCCGCGTGAACCTGGACATCCATAGGCACAGCGTGGATGTGTGGGCCGAGCATGCGGAGGACGCGACGTGGATGTGCCCGCACTGTGCGAAGCCACTGCCGCTCTATGACCACGCCGAGGAGCGGACCTGGCGGCATCTGGACAGTTGTCAGTTCCAGACATACCTGCATGCGAGAATTCCCCGGGTGGCTTGCGGCGAGCATGGCGTGGTCCAGGTCCTGGTGCCATGGGCAGAGCCGCGGTCGCGGTTCACGCGACTGTTCGAGCGCCTGGCCATCGGCGTGCTGCGTCAATGCGACGTAAGCGGTGCGACGCGGATCTTGCGGATCAGCTGGGATGAAGCGTGGGGGCTGATGGAGCGAGCGGTCACGCGGGGCCGGCAGCGCAAAGCGCACCCGGTCGTGCGGCGGATCGGTGTCGATGAGAAGGCGGCGGCCAAGGGCCATCACTATCTCACGCTGGTCTGCGACTTGGACGAGGGCACGGTGGAGCATATCGCCGAAGACCGGAAGCAGGAGAGTCTCGACAGCTACTATGCAGGGCTGACGCCGGAGCAACTCGACGGCATCGAAGCGATAGCCATGGACATGTGGGAGCCGTACATCCAGGCCACGCGGGCGCAGGTGCCCGATGCGGACGACAAGATCGTCTTCGACCGCTTCCACGTCATGGGCCATATCAGCAAGGCGGTGGACACGGTCCGCAAACAGGAACACCGAGACCTGATGGCGTCAGGCGACGAGACACTCAAGGGCAGTAAGTACTTGTGGCTCTACAGCCGGGAGAACGTGCCGGAGCGGTGGCGAGATGAGTTTGCCGCACTGAGGCGGCAGGAACTCAAGGTTGGGCGGGCCTGGGCCATCAAAGAGGCGCTGCGTTGTCTCTGGCACTACGTCTATCCCGCGTCAGGCTGGAAGTTCTGGAAGCGGTGGTACGTCTGGGCGACACACAGCCGGCTGGAACCGATGCGCAAGGCGGCAGAGACGATCCGCCGGCATATCGAGAACATCCTGACCTACTACCACCATCCGGTCACCAACGCGATGAGCGAGGGGCTCAACAGCCAGATTCAGAAGATCAAGAGTATGGCCCACGGTTTCCGCAACATCGAATACTTCAAGACGGCCATCTACTTCCACTGCGGAGGGCTCGATCTGTACCCATGCTGAACCCGGAAGCGCCGCATTTTTTAATCTCCATTCGGATCTGGATTATTACGTAATTCATGAAAAATTTCTGACCTACACGACGTGAGCGAATGTCCTGATCAGTCTTGCAGACCATCATTCTTTAGACAGGTGTAGTAGGGCTTGAGGTGAGAAATGGTGCGGATGCACCAAACACTAAGGCACATTGAAACCCTAGTGCCGATCCACACCATCCGTCGTTTAGTCAACGGGGTGAAATTTGGAATCCCGGAAGAGGACTAGTGTCGAGCTGTAATCGGCCGTGGTTCCTGATCCGCTGCCTTACGACGGCCACAGTTCAAACAGGCAAATACAGTGATTGCTAATCCCGCGTCCAAATCCACCGCTCGTTCCGGTAACATTGCCCCATGACATTTATCACAAGTCTTCATAAGTTCCACACTAACACCCTAAAAACTGGAATCCAATCCTCCTGAAGTACTGGATGGCACTAGCATCAGTCCCAATCGTCTCCATTCTCATGGGTCATTTGTACACGTCTCCCAGCAACAACTCAAGCTAGAATTTTGTGTTCGTCTTGACAGACTTACACCTCTCTCCTAGGATTGTGGCCTTCTTCAGGGGAGCCACTATGTATAGATTGTTCCT is a genomic window of Candidatus Nitrospira kreftii containing:
- a CDS encoding transposase, whose amino-acid sequence is MQDTALYQYLLGLQSPWTVSRVNLDIHRHSVDVWAEHAEDATWMCPHCAKPLPLYDHAEERTWRHLDSCQFQTYLHARIPRVACGEHGVVQVLVPWAEPRSRFTRLFERLAIGVLRQCDVSGATRILRISWDEAWGLMERAVTRGRQRKAHPVVRRIGVDEKAAAKGHHYLTLVCDLDEGTVEHIAEDRKQESLDSYYAGLTPEQLDGIEAIAMDMWEPYIQATRAQVPDADDKIVFDRFHVMGHISKAVDTVRKQEHRDLMASGDETLKGSKYLWLYSRENVPERWRDEFAALRRQELKVGRAWAIKEALRCLWHYVYPASGWKFWKRWYVWATHSRLEPMRKAAETIRRHIENILTYYHHPVTNAMSEGLNSQIQKIKSMAHGFRNIEYFKTAIYFHCGGLDLYPC